A part of Nocardioides sp. WS12 genomic DNA contains:
- a CDS encoding DUF881 domain-containing protein: MTGTHTEGPTGHRSGRSLAWRIGTPAVAVLCGSLLAVSATNSDGTDLRPGRYNDLAGLVEGEAADYQGVEDKFNTLSAEVDRLGANVSDEGVDSARAKVEELNDPAGFTPRRGEGLRITLADGPEDLLEEAAERNRDLPREERLNLNRFVVHQQDIQAVVNALWNGGARAVTIAGQRVISTTGIKCKGPVVQLAGVPYPQPYVIEAVGDQTALLASVDTDELVSRYRSDADNAEIQIGWSLEEPDLVTAPAYDAVLDLQYARPLR, translated from the coding sequence ATGACGGGTACGCACACCGAAGGTCCGACGGGCCATCGCTCAGGCCGCTCGTTGGCCTGGCGGATCGGCACGCCTGCCGTCGCGGTGCTGTGCGGCAGCCTGCTCGCGGTGTCGGCCACGAACAGCGACGGCACCGACCTGCGGCCCGGTCGCTACAACGATCTGGCTGGTCTCGTCGAAGGTGAAGCCGCCGACTACCAGGGCGTCGAGGACAAGTTCAACACGCTCTCGGCCGAGGTCGACCGGCTCGGCGCGAACGTCAGCGACGAAGGTGTCGACAGCGCCCGTGCGAAGGTCGAGGAACTCAACGACCCGGCCGGTTTCACCCCCCGGCGCGGGGAGGGCCTGCGGATCACGCTCGCCGACGGTCCCGAAGACCTGCTCGAGGAGGCCGCCGAGCGCAATCGCGACCTCCCGCGCGAGGAGCGACTGAACCTCAACCGTTTCGTCGTGCACCAGCAGGACATCCAGGCCGTGGTCAACGCGCTGTGGAACGGCGGAGCGAGGGCCGTCACGATCGCCGGCCAGCGCGTCATCAGCACCACCGGCATCAAGTGCAAGGGACCGGTCGTCCAGCTCGCCGGCGTGCCGTACCCGCAGCCCTACGTCATCGAGGCCGTCGGCGACCAGACCGCCCTACTGGCGTCCGTCGACACCGACGAACTGGTCAGCCGTTACCGATCGGACGCCGACAACGCCGAGATCCAGATCGGCTGG
- a CDS encoding cell division protein CrgA translates to MAKLPRLLKSKERDVLAPDRGPLFTLRFALALLLIVGGIAWILFYYFGVRPTDGFGSINADGKPNQPTGPSFLQDLEGKNYLIGFIALFLGLAISAHPKTPLGRGRGVVVGMLGCFIIGLIWICIFYIFLTGNDPKDLVIFNDLGQKNLFVGIAFMAVGFTFATRWE, encoded by the coding sequence GTGGCCAAGTTGCCCCGCCTGTTGAAGAGCAAGGAACGCGACGTCCTCGCGCCCGACCGCGGTCCGCTGTTCACACTGCGGTTCGCGCTCGCCCTGCTGCTCATCGTCGGCGGCATCGCCTGGATCCTCTTCTACTACTTCGGCGTCCGCCCGACCGACGGCTTCGGCAGCATCAACGCCGACGGCAAGCCGAACCAGCCGACCGGCCCGTCGTTCCTCCAGGACCTCGAGGGCAAGAACTACCTGATCGGGTTCATCGCCCTGTTCCTCGGCCTGGCCATCTCGGCCCACCCGAAGACGCCGCTGGGCCGCGGCCGCGGTGTCGTGGTCGGCATGCTCGGTTGCTTCATCATCGGTCTGATCTGGATCTGCATCTTCTACATCTTCCTCACCGGCAACGACCCGAAGGACCTGGTGATCTTCAACGACCTCGGTCAGAAGAACCTGTTCGTCGGCATCGCCTTCATGGCCGTCGGCTTCACCTTCGCCACACGCTGGGAGTGA
- a CDS encoding rhomboid family intramembrane serine protease gives MTNPPVGVPTCYRHPDRESWIRCQRCDKSICPDCMRDAAVGFQCPDCVAEGRKSVRQATAAYGGARSTNPALTSQVLIGINAAIWIAIMATGRYGSWLYEYFALQPASSCRESDGSYYPFINDAATCTSGATAQWVLGVQDGAYWQLFTSMFTHVEPWHLGFNMLALWVLGPQLEQVFGRTRFLAIYLLSGLAGSVAVYWLSAEHGSTVGASGAIFGMMGALVIVGLKVGGQMQGLLLWIGINIALTFTLSNVSWQGHFGGLAGGALIAAVIAYAPKGRRTQMQALGLSVVGVLLIAATLVRTLTLS, from the coding sequence ATGACCAACCCTCCGGTCGGGGTGCCGACCTGTTACCGGCACCCCGACCGCGAGTCCTGGATCCGCTGCCAGCGCTGCGACAAATCCATCTGTCCCGACTGCATGCGTGACGCTGCCGTCGGTTTCCAGTGCCCGGACTGCGTGGCTGAAGGCCGCAAGTCCGTTCGTCAGGCCACGGCCGCGTACGGCGGCGCGCGCTCCACGAACCCGGCGCTCACCTCGCAGGTCCTGATCGGTATCAATGCCGCGATCTGGATCGCGATCATGGCCACCGGCCGCTACGGCAGCTGGCTCTACGAGTACTTCGCCCTGCAGCCCGCGAGTTCGTGTCGCGAGAGCGACGGCTCGTACTACCCGTTCATCAACGATGCGGCGACCTGCACCAGCGGCGCCACCGCCCAGTGGGTGCTCGGCGTCCAGGACGGCGCGTACTGGCAGCTGTTCACCAGCATGTTCACCCACGTCGAACCGTGGCACCTCGGCTTCAACATGCTCGCCCTGTGGGTCCTCGGCCCCCAACTGGAGCAGGTCTTCGGCCGGACGCGCTTCCTGGCCATCTACCTGCTCTCGGGCCTCGCGGGTTCGGTGGCCGTCTACTGGCTCTCCGCCGAGCACGGCAGCACCGTCGGCGCCTCCGGCGCGATCTTCGGGATGATGGGTGCCCTGGTCATCGTCGGCCTCAAGGTCGGCGGACAGATGCAGGGACTGCTGCTGTGGATCGGCATCAACATCGCCCTCACCTTCACGCTGTCCAATGTGTCGTGGCAGGGCCACTTCGGTGGGCTGGCCGGCGGTGCCCTGATCGCGGCCGTCATTGCCTACGCGCCGAAGGGTCGTCGTACCCAAATGCAGGCGCTCGGCCTGAGCGTCGTCGGGGTCCTGCTCATCGCGGCGACGCTCGTCCGCACTCTCACGCTGTCCTGA
- a CDS encoding peptidylprolyl isomerase: MADQAILKTNKGDINVTLFPNHAPETVANFTGLATGEKAYDAGNGKTGPFYDGLGFHRIIPGFMIQGGCPLGTGTGGPGYTFKDEPHPELVFDKPYLLAMANAGPGTNGSQFFITVGATTWLNFKHTIFGEVADQAGRDIVDAIAAVPTGRNDKPVEPIVIESVEIVG; encoded by the coding sequence ATGGCAGACCAGGCCATCCTGAAGACGAACAAGGGCGACATCAACGTCACCCTGTTCCCGAACCACGCGCCGGAGACGGTCGCGAACTTCACCGGCCTCGCCACGGGCGAGAAGGCGTACGACGCCGGCAACGGCAAGACGGGCCCGTTCTACGACGGCCTCGGCTTCCACCGCATCATTCCGGGCTTCATGATCCAGGGCGGGTGCCCCCTCGGCACCGGCACCGGCGGTCCCGGCTACACGTTCAAGGACGAGCCGCACCCCGAGCTCGTCTTCGACAAGCCCTACCTGCTCGCGATGGCGAACGCCGGTCCGGGCACCAACGGCTCGCAGTTCTTCATCACCGTTGGCGCGACGACCTGGCTGAACTTCAAGCACACCATCTTCGGTGAGGTCGCCGACCAGGCCGGCCGCGACATCGTCGACGCCATCGCCGCCGTCCCGACCGGTCGCAACGACAAGCCGGTCGAGCCGATCGTCATCGAGTCCGTCGAAATCGTCGGCTGA